In one window of Pseudodesulfovibrio sediminis DNA:
- the trkA gene encoding Trk system potassium transporter TrkA — MRVIIIGAGEVGFHIARRLAVENKEVVVIDKDDEALRKIVESADVQTVKGSGSSPQVLLDAGIEEADIFLAVTDSDEINLISCFFANMLGSDDVTKLARIRHEMYTDYKHLLTEQGANITKIINPDEEVVNSVLRLMSVPGAVEINEFADGKIRLIGVNLPDKSPIVGSQLIHLRDKIGDELGLVIAALVRDDELIIPSGLDVIKKDDVVYFVCDVRDQDEILERLAISTEPVRKIMIIGGGNIGFKLAKALDNKYYHTRVLENRQKRCEFLSEHLDRPIVLMGDSTDQEILREENIQDMDMVIAVTGDEETNILSCLLAKSLGAKSTVTRVNNFGYMPLIEPIGIDYVVCPRLSAVNSLLHFIRRGRIMSSVAIKGDEAEALEAIAHESSPIVGKAVKDLGFPRGCLVLCFQRGDEVVIPRGDTIVQPNDRLIIISTRQTIPKVEKVLTTKVEYF, encoded by the coding sequence TTGAGGGTCATCATCATAGGTGCCGGTGAAGTTGGTTTTCATATCGCACGACGATTAGCAGTGGAAAACAAAGAAGTTGTCGTTATCGACAAAGATGACGAAGCGCTGCGAAAAATCGTCGAATCTGCTGATGTGCAGACCGTCAAAGGGTCCGGTAGCAGTCCCCAGGTTTTGTTGGATGCTGGTATTGAGGAGGCTGATATCTTCCTTGCCGTCACCGATTCCGATGAGATCAACCTTATTTCCTGTTTTTTTGCCAATATGTTGGGCAGCGATGATGTCACCAAGCTCGCCCGCATTCGGCATGAGATGTATACTGATTACAAGCACCTGCTCACAGAGCAGGGGGCCAACATCACCAAAATCATCAATCCTGATGAAGAGGTGGTCAACTCGGTGCTTCGACTTATGTCCGTGCCGGGAGCCGTGGAAATCAATGAGTTTGCCGACGGCAAGATTCGACTTATCGGCGTGAACCTCCCGGACAAGAGCCCGATCGTGGGGAGCCAACTCATTCATTTGCGGGACAAGATCGGCGATGAACTCGGCCTTGTTATCGCGGCTCTGGTTCGTGATGACGAGCTCATTATTCCAAGCGGTCTTGATGTCATCAAGAAAGATGACGTGGTCTACTTTGTCTGTGACGTGCGTGATCAGGATGAAATTCTGGAACGGCTCGCCATATCAACCGAACCCGTTCGCAAAATCATGATTATTGGTGGCGGTAATATCGGCTTCAAGCTCGCCAAGGCCCTGGACAACAAATATTACCACACGCGTGTATTGGAAAATCGTCAGAAGCGATGTGAATTTCTTTCCGAGCACCTGGATAGACCTATTGTCCTCATGGGCGACTCCACTGATCAGGAAATTCTCCGTGAAGAGAATATTCAGGACATGGATATGGTCATTGCCGTGACCGGCGATGAAGAGACAAACATCCTTTCCTGTCTTCTGGCCAAGAGTCTTGGCGCCAAGAGTACGGTTACACGAGTCAACAATTTCGGTTATATGCCGCTGATCGAACCAATAGGTATCGATTATGTGGTGTGCCCACGTCTATCTGCGGTCAATTCGCTGTTGCATTTTATCAGACGCGGCAGGATCATGTCTTCCGTGGCCATCAAGGGCGATGAAGCCGAAGCGCTCGAAGCCATCGCACACGAAAGTTCACCTATTGTAGGCAAAGCGGTCAAGGATCTCGGGTTCCCGCGTGGGTGTCTGGTTCTGTGCTTTCAGCGTGGTGATGAGGTTGTCATCCCCCGTGGAGATACCATTGTGCAGCCCAATGACCGCCTCATTATCATTTCAACAAGGCAGACCATCCCAAAAGTGGAGAAGGTCCTGACGACCAAGGTGGAGTACTTTTAA
- a CDS encoding nitrite reductase — MHRADGSFTVVPRVALGSLSADALAKINAVVQEYSLAGVRLTAGQHMMIDGVSEDILSDVVARLGEVGDTYKYKVQACLGNTGCKFGQRDSMELARNLEAFLDKFNLPSKIKASVSGCSMCCVESMVRDIGLLGKNVGWTVSFGGNAGKKPRQADVLAEDVTSKEAFEIIGKALDFYAENARIKERTARFVERVGIDAVKAAVFDV; from the coding sequence ATGCATCGAGCTGACGGCTCGTTCACGGTTGTCCCTCGTGTGGCCCTTGGCAGTCTTTCCGCCGATGCTTTGGCAAAGATCAATGCTGTTGTGCAGGAGTACAGCCTTGCGGGTGTGCGTCTGACTGCCGGACAGCACATGATGATTGATGGAGTGTCCGAGGACATCCTGTCTGATGTCGTTGCCAGGCTTGGTGAGGTGGGGGACACGTACAAGTACAAGGTTCAGGCGTGTCTCGGAAATACCGGTTGCAAGTTCGGTCAGCGGGATTCCATGGAATTGGCCCGCAACCTTGAGGCTTTTCTTGACAAGTTCAATCTTCCAAGCAAAATCAAGGCCTCTGTATCCGGTTGTTCCATGTGCTGCGTTGAGTCCATGGTTCGTGATATCGGATTGCTCGGCAAGAATGTGGGGTGGACCGTTTCTTTTGGTGGCAATGCCGGAAAGAAGCCTCGGCAGGCGGATGTTCTGGCTGAAGATGTCACCTCGAAAGAGGCGTTCGAGATCATTGGCAAGGCGCTTGATTTTTATGCTGAAAACGCCAGGATTAAGGAGCGCACGGCACGATTTGTGGAGCGTGTGGGAATTGATGCGGTTAAAGCCGCTGTGTTTGACGTATAA
- a CDS encoding NAD(P)/FAD-dependent oxidoreductase: protein MAESDTPKGAILQRDKKTYAIVPRTPVGLVTPDVLEALARVGRKFEIPIMKITSGQRIALVGLGKEQVDEVWEDLKMEIGPAVGLCVHYVQACPGTEVCKLGVRDSLGLGLELEEMFVGKELPAKLKVGVSGCPMCCAESYVRDVGLIGKPKGWTVVVGGNASGRPRIADELAQDLTRDEARELVSRFLDYYRDTAGKRTRSARMLSKVGIEAVKKAVL, encoded by the coding sequence ATGGCTGAAAGTGATACCCCCAAAGGCGCGATACTCCAGCGCGACAAGAAAACCTATGCAATTGTGCCGCGAACCCCTGTGGGACTGGTGACTCCTGATGTTCTTGAAGCCCTGGCTCGTGTCGGGCGCAAGTTCGAGATTCCCATCATGAAGATCACCTCCGGGCAGCGTATCGCGTTGGTCGGTCTCGGCAAGGAGCAGGTAGACGAGGTCTGGGAAGATCTCAAGATGGAGATAGGGCCTGCTGTGGGGCTGTGTGTCCATTATGTGCAGGCATGTCCGGGCACGGAAGTGTGTAAACTCGGTGTTCGGGATTCTCTCGGCCTCGGTTTGGAGCTGGAGGAAATGTTTGTGGGCAAGGAGTTGCCTGCCAAACTCAAGGTTGGTGTTTCCGGCTGCCCCATGTGTTGTGCCGAAAGCTATGTCCGCGACGTTGGCCTTATCGGCAAACCCAAGGGCTGGACGGTCGTGGTCGGTGGTAACGCTTCTGGCAGGCCGCGCATTGCGGATGAATTGGCCCAGGATTTGACACGCGACGAAGCCAGGGAGTTGGTGAGCCGTTTCCTTGACTACTATCGAGATACTGCCGGAAAACGGACTCGTTCAGCGCGCATGTTGAGTAAAGTGGGTATTGAGGCCGTTAAAAAAGCGGTTCTTTAG